The Pan paniscus chromosome 1, NHGRI_mPanPan1-v2.0_pri, whole genome shotgun sequence genome has a segment encoding these proteins:
- the ACTL8 gene encoding actin-like protein 8: MAARTVIIDHGSGFLKAGTAGWNEPQMVFPNIVNYLPCKENPGPSYARRRVSLGIDICHPDTFSYPIERGRILNWEGVQYLWSFVLENHRREQEVPPVIITETPLREPADRKKMLEILFELLHVPSVLLADQLQMSLYASGLLTGVVVDSGYGLTRVQPFHQGRPLPASGKTLEFAGQDLSAYLLKSLFKEDCDRRCLFQLETVAVTQMNKCYVPQNLGEALDFRERQQSALDESNTYQLPDGSRVELTPMQRVAPEMFFSPQVFEQPGPSIPRAIVESVESCEISLRPLLVSHVMACGGNTLYPGFTKRLFRELVGDHVSSTKATVWEGSNRNFSVWLGASVVAHLSTYQSEWMSREEYGEHMRM, from the exons atGGCTGCAAGAACCGTTATCATTGACCACGGGTCTGGCTTTTTGAAGGCTGGCACGGCCGGCTGGAATGAGCCTCAGATGGTCTTCCCGAACATCGTGAACTACCTACCGTGCAAGGAGAACCCTGGCCCCAGCTATGCCCGTAGGCGTGTGAGCCTGGGCATCGACATTTGCCATCCTGACACCTTTAGCTACCCCATCGAGCGGGGCCGCATCCTCAACTGGGAGGGTGTGCAGTACCTCTGGTCATTTGTGTTGGAGAACCACAGACGGGAGCAAGAGGTCCCCCCTGTGATCATCACGGAGACACCCTTGAGGGAGCCTGCGGACCGAAAGAAGATGCTGGAG ATCCTGTTTGAGTTGCTGCATGTCCCATCGGTGCTCCTGGCCGACCAGCTGCAGATGTCCCTGTATGCCTCTGGCCTCCTGACCGGAGTGGTGGTTGATTCTGGCTATGGCCTGACCCGCGTGCAGCCTTTCCACCAGGGCCGCCCCTTGCCCGCCAGCGGCAAGACGCTGGAGTTCGCCGGCCAGGATCTCTCCGCCTATCTCCTCAAGAGTCTCTTTAAGGAAGATTGCGATAGACGCTGCCTGTTTCAGCTGGAGACAGTCGCCGTGACTCAGATGAACAAGTGCTACGTGCCGCAGAATCTGGGGGAGGCCCTGGACTTTCGTGAGAGGCAGCAGAGTGCCTTGGATGAGAGCAACACCTATCAGCTCCCAGACGGCTCCCGCGTGGAGCTGACCCCCATGCAGCGGGTGGCTCCTGAGATGTTCTTTAGCCCGCAGGTGTTCGAGCAGCCGGGGCCCAGCATCCCACGGGCCATTGTGGAATCCGTGGAGTCCTGCGAGATCTCCCTGCGCCCCCTGCTGGTCTCCCACGTGATGGCCTGCGGGGGCAACACCCTCTATCCCGGGTTCACAAAGCGCCTGTTTAGGGAGCTGGTGGGGGATCACGTCTCCTCCACCAAGGCCACGGTCTGGGAGGGTTCCAATAGAAACTTTAGTGTCTGGCTAGGAGCGTCCGTGGTGGCTCACCTTTCTACCTACCAGTCTGAGTGGATGTCCCGAGAGGAGTATGGTGAGCATATGAGGATGTGA